A segment of the bacterium genome:
GGGCGCGCTGCTCAACTGGGTGCGCCTGCAGGCGGACTACGAGTGCATCTACTGCGTCGTCGACTACCACGCGATCACGCAGAGCTACGACGCGGAGCTCCTGGCCGCGCGCACGCTGGACATGGCGACAGCGATCCTCGCCGCGGGCGTGGATCCCCAGCGCGCCACCCTCTTCGTGCAGTCCGCGGTGCCCGAGCACACCGAACTCGCCTGGCTGCTCAACTGCGTGACGCCGCTGGGCGAGCTCGAGCGCATGACCCAGTTCAAGGACAAGGCCGCTCGTGACCGCAAGAACATCAACGTGGGCCTGCTCGCCTACCCCGTCCTCCAGGCGGCCGACATCGCGCTCTACCGCGGGGAGCTGGTGCCGGTGGGCGAGGACCAGGTGCAGCACCTCGAACTGGCGCGGGAGATCCTGCGCCGCTTCAATGCCCGCTACGGCGAGGTCTTCCCCGAGCCGCAGCCGTTGCTCAGCACGGCCAAGCGCATTCTGGGTCTGGACGGCCAGGCCAAGATGAGCAAGAGCCTGGGCAATACGCTGGCCGTGCTCGCGGACGCCGAGGAGATCTGGGACAAGCTGCGGCCCGCGGTCACCGACGCCCGTCGCGTGCGGCGCAGCGATCCCGGCGAGCCGGAGGACTGCAACATCTTCACCATGCACAAGGCCTTCACCGGCGAGGCCAAGCGCGACGAGCTGGCGGCCGGCTGCCGCAGCGCGGGGATCGGCTGCTTCGACTGCAAGCGAGTGCTGGCCGATGCCATCGACGCCCAGCTCGCGCCGGTCAGGGAGCGCTATCGCGAGCTGGCGGCGCGGCCGGAGCGGGTGCGCGAGGTGCTCGCCGCGGGCGCCACCCGCTGCCGGGGGATCGCCCGCGAGGTGCTGGCCGAGGCCCGCGCCGCGATGGGGCTGCTGCGCTGAGGCTGGCGGCCGGATTGCCTAGCGCCCGCTCTGGTCGCGCAGGAGCGTGATGCGCAGCAGGCCGTCCCGGCCCGGGGGATTGCCCTTGTAGCTGACCCCCTCGCAGGCGATCTGACCGTCGGCGAGCAGG
Coding sequences within it:
- the trpS gene encoding tryptophan--tRNA ligase, which produces MKRVFSGIQPSGEPHLGNYAGALLNWVRLQADYECIYCVVDYHAITQSYDAELLAARTLDMATAILAAGVDPQRATLFVQSAVPEHTELAWLLNCVTPLGELERMTQFKDKAARDRKNINVGLLAYPVLQAADIALYRGELVPVGEDQVQHLELAREILRRFNARYGEVFPEPQPLLSTAKRILGLDGQAKMSKSLGNTLAVLADAEEIWDKLRPAVTDARRVRRSDPGEPEDCNIFTMHKAFTGEAKRDELAAGCRSAGIGCFDCKRVLADAIDAQLAPVRERYRELAARPERVREVLAAGATRCRGIAREVLAEARAAMGLLR